Proteins co-encoded in one Corylus avellana chromosome ca9, CavTom2PMs-1.0 genomic window:
- the LOC132162128 gene encoding arginine biosynthesis bifunctional protein ArgJ, chloroplastic: MYQLAAAHYISIDLPALSGPKIWTPFGSSSRREFKVRVVSMAAANEASSYIPKAPIVLPEGPWKQIPGGVTAAEGFKAAGMYGGLRAKGEKPDLALVTCDEEAISAGAFTTNVVAAAPVLYCKKALDVSKTARAVLINAGQANAATGDAGYQDVIECANALAELLQMRPEEVLIESTGVIGRRIKKEALLNSLPKLVNSLSSSTEGADSAAVAITTTDLVSKSVALESKVGGRRVRLGGMAKGSGMIHPNMATLLGVITTDALVASDVWRKMVQTAVNRSFNQITVDGDTSTNDTVIALASGLSGSTRIASINSYEAMQLQECLDVVMQGLAKSVAWDGEGATCLIEVTVTGADSEADAAKIARSVASSSLVKAAVYGRDPNWGRIACAAGYAGISFHQNKLRVLLGDILLMDAGEPQPFDGVAASNYLKKAGETHGTVGIDLSVGDGSGSGQAWGCDLSYDYVKINAEYTS, translated from the exons ATGTATCAACTTGCTGCTGCTCACTACATTTCAATCGATTTGCCAGCGCTGAGTGGGCCGAAG ATTTGGACCCCGTTTGGTTCGTCGTCTCGGAGAGAATTCAAAGTTCGTGTCGTTTCCATGGCTGCTGCAAATGAGGCCTCGAGTTACATTCCTAAGGCTCCGATTGTCCTTCCCGAAGGGCCGTGGAAGCAG ATTCCTGGGGGAGTCACTGCCGCGGAGGGATTCAAAGCCGCCGGAATGTACGGAGGTTTGCGTGCTAAAGGCGAGAAACCCGACCTTGCGCTTGTCACTTGTGATGAGGAAGCCATATCTGCAG GGGCGTTTACTACGAATGTTGTTGCAGCTGCTCCGGTGTTGTACTGCAAAAAGGCATTAGATGTTTCAAAAACG GCACGTGCAGTGTTAATAAATGCTGGCCAAGCCAATGCAGCAACG GGTGATGCAGGATATCAGGATGTGATAGAATGTGCCAACGCACTTGCTGAG CTACTTCAAATGAGGCCAGAGGAAGTGTTAATTGAATCCACTGGTGTAATTGGCCGAAGAATAAAGAAG GAGGCACTTTTGAATTCACTTCCAAAACTAGTTAATTCGCTGTCATCATCAACTGAAGG GGCAGATTCTGCAGCAGTGGCAATTACAACTACTGACCTTGTTAGCAAGAGTGTAGCACTTGAGTCTAAG GTAGGAGGGAGAAGAGTAAGGCTTGGGGGCATGGCAAAAGGTTCTGGAATGATCCACCCAAATATGGCTACCCTGCTTGGG GTAATAACAACTGATGCCCTGGTTGCAAGTGATGTTTGGAGAAAGATGGTGCAGACTGCTGTAAACAGAAGTTTCAACCAGATAACT GTAGATGGAGATACTAGTACTAATGATACTGTTATTGCTTTGGCTAGTGGGTTATCTGGATCAACCAGGATAGCTTCTATAAACAGTTATGAGGCAATGCAACTCCAAGAATGCCTTGATGTG GTAATGCAAGGTCTTGCCAAATCAGTAGCTTGGGATGGAGAAGGAGCAACATGCCTAATAGAG GTGACTGTGACAGGTGCAGACAGTGAGGCTGATGCAGCAAAGATTGCACGCTCAGTGGCATCTTCTTCACTTGTCAAG GCTGCTGTATACGGAAGAGACCCAAATTGGGGACGTATTGCTTGTGCTGCTGGCTATGCAGGGATTTCTTTCCATCAAAACAAACTTAGAGTATTGCTAGGCGACATCCTGCTCATGGATGCTGGGGAACCACAACCGTTTGATGG GGTGGCAGCAAGTAACTATCTGAAGAAGGCTGGCGAGACCCATGGTACAGTTGGAATTGATCTATCAGTCG GTGACGGTTCGGGAAGCGGGCAAGCATGGGGCTGCGATCTAAGTTATGATTATGTCAAAATAAACGCAGAATACACATCATAG
- the LOC132191635 gene encoding histone H2A, whose translation MEGGGKLKRGAAGRKGGGPRKKPVTRSVKAGLQFPVGRIGRYLKKGRYAQRVGTGAPVYLAAVLEYLAAEVLELAGNAARDNKKNRIIPRHVLLAVRNDEELGKLLAGVTIAHGGVLPNINPILLPKKSEKVATKEPKSPSKATKSPRKA comes from the exons atGGAAGGTGGAGGAAAGTTGAAGAGAGGTGCCGCAGGGAGGAAGGGCGGTGGTCCCAGGAAGAAACCGGTGACCCGGTCCGTTAAAGCCGGTCTACAGTTCCCAGTTGGACGGATCGGGCGGTACTTGAAGAAAGGCCGGTACGCTCAGCGCGTCGGAACCGGCGCTCCGGTTTACCTCGCCGCCGTGCTCGAGTACCTAGCTGCTGAG GTTTTGGAGCTGGCTGGAAATGCTGCAAGAGACAACAAGAAGAACAGGATTATACCAAGGCACGTGTTACTGGCCGTGAGGAACGATGAGGAGCTCGGAAAGCTTCTGGCCGGTGTGACCATTGCGCACGGAGGTGTACTTCCCAACATCAACCCCATCCTTCTGCCCAAGAAGTCTGAAAAGGTGGCAACCAAGGAGCCCAAGTCTCCATCCAAGGCCACCAAGTCTCCTCGGAAAGCTTGA
- the LOC132161738 gene encoding uncharacterized protein LOC132161738 produces the protein MEVQPSDVDVLGDALNKSLNTQDAQETESASDGQEEEDLCEQDKISQTTSSNKCLNKCVTFPQPNTMRPASSSSDEEDIESEAVSQGPLSEESKDQAYSRSISLPTPLKLVSAMKGSREKQGVVQEKLTVKWAPDVYDPMPTSVSHSVKSKSSQKSKNKKNERKNGKKGQKGNSSQRGSGKDKKQYRKAAKSSDGFGNFEVGSSNAYCGSSFRRKSCAEVHFSTAEAL, from the exons ATGGAGGTTCAACCTTCTGATGTTGATGTccttggagatgctcttaataAGTCATTGAATACCCAAGATGCTCAAGAGACGGAATCTGCATCTGATGGGCAGGAGGAGGAAGACTTATGCGAACAGGATAAAATATCCCAGACAACTTCCTCTAACAAGTGCTTAAACAAGTGTGTAACCTTTCCACAACCAAATACAATGCGGCCTGCGAGTTCTTCCTCGGATGAGGAAGATATTGAATCTGAAGCAGTATCACAGGGACCCCTCTCTGAGGAATCTAAGGATCAAGCCTACTCGCGATCAATATCTTTGCCT ACTCCTTTGAAGCTTGTATCTGCCATGAAAGGTAGCCGAGAGAAACAGGGGGTTGTGCAGGAGAAACTGACAGTGAAGTGGGCTCCTGATGTGTATGATCCAATGCCTACATCGGTCTCACACTCAGTTAAAAGCAAGAGCTCTCAGAAGTCtaagaacaagaaaaatgaaaggaaaaatgggaaGAAAGGACAAAAGGGTAACTCTTCACAAAGGGGCAGTGGCAAAGACAAGAAACAATATCGCAAAGCTGCTAAGAGCTCGGATGGATTTGGGAATTTTGAAGTTGGCAGCTCTAACGCCTACTGTGGTAGTAGCTTCCGTAGAAAATCATGCGCTGAGGTGCACTTCTCAACTGCAGAAGCTTTGTGA